A window from Ignavibacteriota bacterium encodes these proteins:
- a CDS encoding glycoside hydrolase family 130 protein: protein MASTIMGKSLPNIPWEEKPKNCNDVIWRFSGNPIVEWNPIPKAARVYNSAITPFNGKFAGVFRADQKNGRATLFAGTSEDGIKINLDLDPINWIDENGNHKPTSYAYDPRVVNIDGTYYIVWCDDMKGPSIGFGRTTDFKTFIRMPNPLLPYNRNGVLFPRKINGKYMLLNRPSDTGHTPFGDIYLSESPDLIYWGNHKHVMGKGGQGWWQGTKIGAGPIPIETTEGWLLFYHGVSGTCNGFVYSFGAVILDLENPSKVLYRTRDYLLTPEKNYETTGFVPNVVFPCANLYDAESGRIAIYYGAADTYTAIAFTQVDELLNYIKNNSEVF, encoded by the coding sequence ATGGCTTCAACAATTATGGGTAAAAGTTTACCAAATATTCCATGGGAAGAAAAACCAAAAAACTGTAATGATGTTATTTGGCGATTCAGCGGAAATCCAATAGTAGAATGGAATCCAATTCCCAAAGCTGCAAGAGTATATAATAGCGCAATCACTCCTTTTAACGGAAAATTTGCTGGAGTTTTTAGAGCTGATCAGAAAAATGGCAGAGCAACATTATTTGCGGGCACAAGTGAAGACGGAATAAAAATAAATTTGGATTTGGATCCTATAAATTGGATTGATGAAAATGGAAATCATAAACCTACAAGTTATGCATATGATCCAAGAGTTGTAAATATTGATGGAACATATTACATAGTTTGGTGCGACGATATGAAGGGTCCATCAATTGGATTTGGCAGAACAACAGATTTTAAAACTTTTATTCGGATGCCTAATCCACTTTTACCGTATAATCGAAATGGAGTTTTATTCCCGAGAAAAATAAATGGAAAATATATGTTATTAAATAGACCGAGCGATACAGGTCATACACCTTTTGGAGATATATATTTAAGTGAAAGTCCCGATTTAATTTATTGGGGAAATCATAAACACGTTATGGGGAAAGGCGGACAAGGTTGGTGGCAAGGAACAAAAATTGGAGCTGGACCAATTCCAATCGAAACTACTGAAGGATGGCTCTTATTTTATCACGGAGTTTCTGGAACTTGCAATGGATTTGTTTACAGTTTTGGAGCAGTTATACTTGATTTGGAAAATCCGAGTAAAGTTCTTTACAGAACGCGGGATTATTTGTTAACTCCGGAAAAAAATTATGAAACTACCGGTTTTGTTCCAAATGTTGTTTTTCCTTGTGCAAATTTGTATGATGCAGAATCGGGAAGAATTGCGATTTATTACGGAGCTGCCGATACTTATACTGCTATTGCGTTTACTCAAGTAGATGAACTTTTAAATTATATTAAAAATAATTCAGAAGTCTTTTGA
- a CDS encoding MFS transporter — MNENGKLSFKEKFAYGFGDLASVLYWQTFMLYLTYFYTDVFLIPAAAVASMFLFSRIWDGINDPMMGILSDRTNTKWGHFRPYLLWMCVPFAIAGVFTFTVPDLDESGKLVWAYVTFFLIMMLYTSINIPYTALLGVITPNSNERTSVSSFKFLFAFAAGIIVSATLLPLVQILGKGNEGKGWQSAFIIYGIAAVIFFLITFFGTKERVLPPKTQKSSIKQDFFELVTNGPWLILLLTTIMFILFVAIRSSVTVHYFKYFVGTQEISLPFLGKASYDFNAITSAFNTVGQFSSLVGVLLVSFVSNKLGKKNTFFLYFIVAVIGTAGFYICAPDQLGLIFFFQIIGSLTGGPLSVLVWAMYADTADYNEWKRGRRTTGLVFSASTMSQKFGWAIGSFVALNLMAQVGFEPNQVQSQESLDGLVLLFSLIPAGFGVLAIISLIFYPLDEKKVHEIETELKYRRQIAES; from the coding sequence ATGAATGAAAACGGAAAATTAAGCTTTAAAGAAAAGTTTGCATACGGATTTGGAGATTTGGCTTCTGTCCTTTATTGGCAAACCTTTATGCTTTACCTAACATATTTTTATACAGATGTTTTTTTAATTCCCGCTGCAGCTGTTGCTTCAATGTTTTTATTTAGTAGAATCTGGGATGGAATAAATGATCCAATGATGGGAATACTTTCAGACAGAACTAACACAAAATGGGGACATTTCCGCCCATATTTATTATGGATGTGCGTTCCTTTTGCCATTGCTGGCGTTTTTACTTTTACCGTTCCGGATTTAGATGAAAGCGGAAAATTAGTTTGGGCATACGTAACTTTCTTTTTAATTATGATGTTGTACACATCAATAAATATTCCTTACACAGCTTTGTTAGGAGTAATTACTCCCAACTCAAATGAACGGACTTCAGTTTCATCTTTTAAATTTTTATTTGCATTTGCTGCCGGAATAATAGTTTCAGCAACTTTATTACCTTTAGTACAAATTCTTGGCAAAGGTAATGAAGGGAAGGGATGGCAATCTGCATTTATTATTTATGGAATTGCCGCAGTAATATTTTTCCTAATAACTTTTTTTGGAACAAAAGAAAGAGTTCTTCCGCCCAAAACGCAAAAGTCTTCTATCAAACAAGACTTTTTTGAATTGGTAACAAATGGTCCCTGGTTAATTTTATTACTTACTACAATAATGTTTATTCTTTTTGTGGCAATAAGAAGCAGTGTTACAGTTCACTACTTTAAATATTTTGTTGGAACTCAGGAAATTTCCTTGCCATTTTTAGGTAAAGCATCTTATGATTTTAATGCTATCACTTCAGCATTTAATACTGTTGGGCAATTTTCTTCTCTTGTTGGTGTTCTATTAGTAAGTTTTGTATCAAACAAATTGGGAAAGAAAAACACATTTTTCCTTTATTTTATTGTTGCAGTAATTGGTACAGCTGGTTTTTATATTTGCGCACCGGATCAATTAGGATTGATTTTCTTTTTTCAAATAATTGGTTCGCTTACCGGTGGACCCTTGAGTGTTTTAGTTTGGGCTATGTATGCTGATACTGCTGATTATAATGAATGGAAACGGGGAAGAAGAACGACCGGCTTAGTTTTTTCCGCTTCAACAATGTCTCAAAAATTTGGTTGGGCAATTGGATCCTTTGTTGCACTAAATTTAATGGCTCAAGTTGGATTTGAACCAAACCAAGTTCAATCACAAGAAAGTTTAGATGGATTAGTTTTATTGTTCAGTTTAATTCCCGCTGGGTTTGGAGTTTTAGCAATTATAAGTTTAATATTTTATCCATTAGATGAAAAGAAAGTTCATGAAATTGAAACTGAACTTAAATATAGAAGACAAATTGCAGAAAGTTAA
- a CDS encoding glycosyl transferase, translating to MKFGFFDDEKKEYVITNYKTPYPWINYLGSENFFSIISNTAGGYSFYKDALLRRITRFRYNNVPIDNGGKYFYINDSGDIWNPGWKPIKADVENYSCRHGLGYTIISGTRNSIQTEILFFVPLQNNCEIQKVKISNLGEKSKSLKLFSFVEFALWNAQDDQTNFQRNFSTGEIEVKDSVIYHKTEYKERRNHFAFYSVNSVINGFDTDRDSFIGLYNGFDNPDVVIEGKSKNSFAHGWSPIASHQIEITLSPNEEKEFIFILGYVENDEENKWESKGIIDKEKAVKLINEFSTSESVNNAFNDLQNYWTFLLSNFQIKSHDEKLDRMVNIWNQYQCMITFNMSRSASYFESGIGRGMGFRDSNQDLIGFVHQIPEKARERILDIAATQFEDGGAYHQYQPLTKKGNNAIGGNFNDDPLWLILSTTTYIKETGDWSILDEQVPFDNDETKSQSLFEHLKRSFYHVVNNLGPHKLPLIGRADWNDCLNLNCFSKNPDESFQTTENKKGGVAESIFIAGMFVLYGNEFVDLCKKLEKIDEANSALFHIEEMKIAIDKYGWDGNWFLRAYDFYGEKIGSNENEEGKIFIESQGICTMAEIGVEDGRAKLALDSVNKYLDCEYGIVLNNPAFTKYHINMGEISTYPAGYKENAGIFCHNNPWIMIGETILGNGNRAFEYYKKIAPSYLEGISDLHKTEPYVYSQMIAGKDAFKPGEAKNSWLTGTASWNYYAVTQYILGIQPQYDGLKIEPCIPNDWNGFKIVRKFRNAIYNFEIVNPNHVSKGVLKISLNGKIIEGNLIPFIEKGSENFVEVELG from the coding sequence ATGAAATTTGGATTTTTCGATGACGAAAAAAAAGAATACGTAATAACAAATTACAAAACTCCATATCCATGGATAAATTATTTGGGTAGTGAAAATTTCTTTTCAATAATTTCAAACACTGCCGGCGGTTACAGTTTTTACAAAGATGCTTTGCTTAGAAGAATTACGAGATTCAGATATAATAATGTTCCTATCGATAACGGAGGAAAATATTTTTACATAAATGATTCCGGTGATATTTGGAATCCGGGTTGGAAGCCAATTAAAGCTGATGTTGAGAACTATTCTTGTCGACATGGATTAGGATACACAATTATTAGCGGTACGCGAAATTCAATACAAACTGAAATTTTATTTTTCGTTCCATTGCAAAATAATTGCGAAATTCAAAAAGTTAAAATTTCCAACTTGGGTGAAAAATCAAAATCTTTAAAACTTTTTTCATTCGTAGAATTTGCTTTGTGGAATGCTCAAGATGATCAAACAAATTTTCAAAGAAATTTTTCAACCGGAGAAATTGAAGTTAAAGATTCCGTAATTTATCACAAAACAGAATATAAAGAGCGAAGAAATCACTTTGCATTTTATTCTGTAAATTCCGTGATAAATGGATTTGATACCGATCGCGATTCGTTTATCGGCTTGTACAACGGATTTGATAATCCAGATGTTGTAATTGAAGGAAAATCAAAAAACTCATTTGCACACGGCTGGTCGCCGATTGCTTCTCATCAAATAGAAATAACACTTTCGCCAAATGAAGAAAAAGAATTTATTTTCATACTTGGTTATGTTGAAAATGATGAAGAAAATAAATGGGAATCTAAAGGAATTATAGATAAAGAAAAAGCTGTAAAATTGATAAATGAATTTTCAACTTCGGAATCTGTAAATAATGCTTTTAACGATTTACAAAATTATTGGACTTTCCTTCTTTCAAATTTTCAAATAAAAAGTCACGATGAAAAACTTGATAGAATGGTAAACATTTGGAATCAATATCAATGTATGATAACTTTTAATATGTCGCGAAGTGCATCGTATTTTGAAAGCGGTATTGGTCGCGGAATGGGTTTTAGAGATTCTAATCAAGATTTAATTGGATTTGTTCATCAAATTCCGGAGAAAGCTCGCGAAAGAATTTTAGATATTGCTGCGACTCAATTTGAAGACGGCGGAGCCTATCATCAATATCAACCGTTAACAAAAAAAGGTAACAATGCAATTGGCGGAAATTTTAATGATGATCCGCTTTGGTTAATTCTTTCAACAACAACTTACATAAAAGAAACTGGCGATTGGTCAATTCTTGATGAACAAGTTCCATTTGATAATGATGAAACGAAATCTCAATCTTTATTCGAACATTTGAAAAGATCATTTTATCATGTTGTAAATAATTTGGGACCTCACAAACTTCCTTTAATTGGTAGAGCTGATTGGAATGATTGTTTGAATTTAAATTGCTTTTCTAAAAATCCGGATGAATCATTTCAAACTACAGAAAATAAAAAAGGTGGCGTTGCCGAATCAATATTCATTGCCGGAATGTTTGTTCTTTATGGAAATGAATTTGTTGATCTTTGCAAAAAGTTAGAAAAAATTGATGAAGCAAATAGTGCTTTATTTCATATTGAAGAAATGAAAATTGCGATTGATAAATATGGATGGGATGGGAATTGGTTTTTGCGCGCGTATGATTTTTATGGAGAAAAAATCGGCAGCAATGAAAATGAAGAAGGTAAAATTTTTATTGAGTCTCAGGGAATTTGCACAATGGCAGAGATTGGTGTTGAAGATGGACGTGCTAAACTTGCGCTAGATTCCGTAAATAAATATTTGGATTGCGAATACGGAATTGTTTTGAACAATCCGGCATTTACAAAATATCATATTAACATGGGAGAAATTTCTACATATCCGGCTGGTTATAAAGAAAATGCTGGAATATTTTGTCATAATAATCCTTGGATAATGATTGGAGAAACTATTTTGGGCAATGGCAATAGAGCGTTTGAATATTATAAAAAAATAGCTCCATCATATTTAGAAGGAATAAGTGATTTGCATAAAACTGAGCCTTATGTTTATTCTCAAATGATTGCCGGGAAAGATGCATTTAAACCGGGCGAAGCAAAAAATTCTTGGTTAACCGGAACTGCTTCGTGGAATTATTATGCAGTTACACAATATATTTTGGGAATTCAGCCGCAATATGATGGGTTAAAAATAGAACCTTGCATTCCAAATGATTGGAATGGTTTTAAGATTGTAAGAAAATTTAGAAATGCGATTTACAATTTTGAAATTGTTAATCCAAATCATGTTTCAAAAGGTGTCTTAAAAATTTCGTTGAATGGAAAAATTATTGAAGGAAATTTAATTCCATTTATAGAAAAAGGAAGTGAGAATTTTGTTGAAGTAGAATTAGGTTAG
- a CDS encoding cellulase family glycosylhydrolase, with protein MKRREFVKTSAVLGFAAFSGIPIESKSQSKEENMNFSKYKGFNLTQKTGGVGPRRKFDEEDFEIMAELGFNFARIPMSYWNWSKPENWLEINEDIFTDIDEVIEFGKQYKIHINLNLHRVPGYCINGRNLEPMDLFEDTKENMQKALDAVVHHWMFIANRYKGLPNQQVTFDLINEPPGNTNVKRYEEIVRALVKGIREEDSDRLIVVDGKDIGRYPLLGIEDLNIVQSTRGYDPMSVSHYTATWVPKNEFETFSKPTWPLQGDDGKLWDKNALREKLINSWKPVVDKGIQVHVGEWGCYNKTPHDICLKWMEDILSLWKEANWGQSMWNLKGDFGIINSNRSDVKYEGYKGHKLDRKMLELLKLF; from the coding sequence ATGAAAAGAAGAGAATTCGTAAAAACAAGTGCAGTATTAGGTTTCGCAGCTTTTAGCGGAATTCCGATTGAATCAAAATCTCAATCTAAAGAGGAGAATATGAATTTTTCAAAATATAAAGGATTTAACTTAACTCAAAAAACCGGCGGAGTTGGTCCACGAAGAAAATTTGACGAAGAAGATTTTGAAATTATGGCTGAACTTGGATTTAATTTTGCAAGAATTCCAATGTCATACTGGAATTGGTCGAAACCGGAAAATTGGTTAGAAATTAATGAAGATATATTTACCGATATTGACGAAGTAATTGAATTTGGGAAACAATATAAAATTCATATAAATTTAAATTTGCACAGAGTTCCGGGTTATTGCATAAACGGAAGGAATTTAGAACCAATGGATTTGTTTGAAGATACAAAAGAAAATATGCAAAAAGCTTTAGATGCTGTTGTGCACCATTGGATGTTTATTGCAAATAGGTATAAAGGTTTGCCAAATCAACAAGTTACGTTTGATCTAATTAATGAACCTCCCGGAAATACAAATGTTAAACGATACGAAGAAATTGTTCGTGCTTTAGTTAAAGGAATAAGAGAAGAAGATTCGGATCGTTTAATTGTTGTTGATGGAAAAGATATTGGACGATATCCACTTTTGGGAATTGAAGATTTAAATATTGTACAAAGTACACGCGGTTATGATCCGATGAGTGTTAGTCATTATACTGCAACTTGGGTTCCGAAAAATGAATTTGAAACTTTTAGTAAACCAACATGGCCTTTACAAGGAGATGATGGAAAACTTTGGGATAAAAATGCACTTAGAGAAAAATTAATAAATAGTTGGAAACCAGTTGTTGATAAGGGAATTCAAGTTCATGTTGGAGAATGGGGATGTTATAATAAAACACCGCATGATATTTGTCTTAAATGGATGGAAGATATTTTGTCATTATGGAAAGAAGCAAATTGGGGACAATCAATGTGGAATTTAAAAGGTGATTTTGGAATTATAAATAGTAATAGATCAGACGTAAAGTATGAGGGATATAAAGGTCACAAACTTGATAGAAAAATGTTAGAATTGCTAAAACTATTTTAG
- a CDS encoding AGE family epimerase/isomerase, giving the protein MKKVFNILSLFIIISPSIFSQDEKLSNELFQSLKKNIFETWYPKTIDTLHGGFLTDFNFEWKAEGQQNKMLVSQTRHLWTLSKAAQFFNDEKYLNIAKHGFDFLKNKMWDSKYGGFYFYRDQKGNEIQQIGNNKTTYSNAFAIYCLSAYYKISKDTSALNFAIKTFNWLEKYAHDPINKGYFDLLNQDGSQQKLFTEKKDLQYFVKPKWKDQNSSIHLLEALTELYSAWKNDLLKLRLEEMLYLIRDRLVTQTGYLNLYFDEKWNPISFRDSIDDVRNANSYLDHVSFGHDVETAYLMLEAEEILENLDKSKTLSVAKKMVDHAIKYGWDNDNGGFYYEGYYFKNENKPKIINPKKVWWVQAEGLNSFLLMYKLFPDKKKYYELFLKQWEYIEKYLIDHKHGDWYAEGLDISPDNIYFPKSYEWKVNYHNSRALMNCIKMLDD; this is encoded by the coding sequence ATGAAAAAAGTATTTAATATTCTTTCATTATTTATAATTATTTCACCAAGTATTTTTTCTCAAGATGAAAAATTATCAAATGAATTATTTCAATCTTTGAAAAAAAATATTTTCGAAACTTGGTATCCAAAAACTATTGATACTTTGCACGGAGGATTTTTAACCGATTTTAATTTTGAGTGGAAAGCAGAAGGTCAACAAAACAAAATGCTGGTTTCACAAACACGGCATTTGTGGACTTTATCAAAAGCTGCTCAATTTTTTAATGATGAAAAATATTTAAATATTGCAAAACATGGATTTGATTTTCTGAAAAATAAAATGTGGGATTCAAAGTACGGAGGATTTTATTTTTACCGTGATCAAAAGGGAAATGAAATTCAGCAAATTGGAAATAACAAAACCACATACAGTAATGCTTTTGCAATATATTGTTTATCGGCATATTATAAAATTTCCAAAGATACTTCCGCGCTTAACTTTGCAATCAAAACTTTTAATTGGCTTGAGAAATATGCTCATGATCCAATTAACAAAGGATATTTTGATTTATTAAATCAAGATGGTTCACAACAAAAATTATTTACAGAAAAGAAAGACTTGCAATATTTTGTAAAACCAAAATGGAAAGATCAAAATTCTTCAATTCATTTATTGGAAGCATTAACAGAGCTTTATTCAGCTTGGAAAAATGATCTGCTAAAATTAAGATTGGAAGAAATGCTTTATTTAATTAGAGATAGATTAGTTACTCAAACTGGATATTTAAATTTATACTTTGATGAAAAGTGGAATCCAATTTCATTTAGAGATTCAATTGATGATGTTAGAAATGCAAATAGCTATTTGGACCATGTATCATTTGGACATGATGTTGAAACTGCTTATCTAATGTTGGAAGCAGAAGAAATTTTGGAAAATTTGGATAAATCAAAAACTTTATCAGTTGCAAAAAAAATGGTTGATCATGCTATAAAATATGGGTGGGATAATGACAACGGTGGATTTTATTATGAAGGATATTATTTTAAAAATGAAAATAAACCTAAAATTATAAATCCGAAAAAAGTATGGTGGGTACAAGCAGAAGGATTAAATTCTTTTTTATTAATGTATAAATTATTTCCTGATAAAAAAAAATATTATGAATTATTTTTGAAACAATGGGAATATATTGAAAAATATTTAATTGATCACAAACATGGTGATTGGTATGCTGAAGGATTAGATATATCACCAGATAATATATATTTCCCCAAGTCATATGAGTGGAAAGTTAATTATCATAATTCAAGAGCACTTATGAATTGTATTAAAATGTTGGATGACTGA
- a CDS encoding cellulase family glycosylhydrolase → MKTKIVLILITILLFHSNISAQMEKQISQIKVEGKNFINEQGNTIIFRGVSTSDPDKLQNENMWNKNLFEELKNWNVNLVRLPVHPIAWRERGEENYLKLLDDGIKWASELGIYVIIDWHSIGNLRTELFQHSMYNTTKTETFRFWKTIAAKYKGNPTVAFYELFNEPTTYNGTLGKISWQQHKELMEEIIGIIYAHDANKIPLVAGFNWAYELTDVKYEPIAYPNVAYVTHPYPQKREKPWEDKWEQDWGFIADHYPIIATELGFMKANGPGAHIPVIVEDEEYGETIVNYFNKKGISWVAWVFDPFWSPQLIESWNFEPTMQGKFFKQKMIELNK, encoded by the coding sequence ATGAAAACAAAAATAGTTTTAATCCTAATTACAATTTTATTATTTCACTCAAACATAAGCGCACAAATGGAAAAACAAATATCTCAAATTAAAGTAGAAGGTAAAAACTTTATTAATGAACAAGGAAATACAATTATATTTCGTGGTGTTTCAACTTCTGATCCCGATAAATTACAAAATGAAAATATGTGGAATAAAAATTTATTTGAAGAATTAAAAAATTGGAATGTGAATTTAGTCAGATTACCGGTTCACCCAATTGCATGGAGGGAAAGAGGTGAAGAAAATTATCTAAAACTTTTAGATGATGGAATTAAATGGGCATCTGAATTAGGAATTTATGTAATTATAGATTGGCACTCAATTGGAAATTTGAGAACCGAACTTTTTCAACATTCAATGTATAATACAACAAAAACTGAAACTTTTCGGTTTTGGAAAACTATTGCCGCAAAATATAAAGGAAACCCGACTGTTGCTTTTTACGAATTATTTAACGAGCCTACAACTTACAATGGAACATTGGGTAAAATTTCTTGGCAGCAGCATAAAGAATTGATGGAAGAAATTATTGGAATAATTTATGCGCATGATGCAAATAAAATTCCATTAGTTGCCGGATTTAATTGGGCTTATGAATTAACCGATGTAAAGTATGAACCGATCGCATATCCAAATGTTGCTTATGTTACTCATCCGTATCCTCAGAAAAGAGAAAAACCTTGGGAAGATAAATGGGAACAAGATTGGGGATTTATCGCCGATCATTATCCAATAATTGCAACAGAACTTGGTTTTATGAAAGCTAATGGTCCTGGTGCACACATTCCGGTAATTGTTGAAGATGAAGAATATGGTGAAACAATAGTAAACTATTTTAATAAAAAAGGAATCTCTTGGGTTGCTTGGGTTTTTGATCCTTTTTGGTCACCGCAGTTAATTGAAAGCTGGAATTTTGAACCAACAATGCAAGGCAAATTTTTCAAACAAAAAATGATTGAGTTAAATAAATAG
- a CDS encoding T9SS type A sorting domain-containing protein, with amino-acid sequence MKTKIFFLLILIFSLPIFSQNRIEYNDQDLFLSGTNLAWVSFANDIGKGNSNFEEFEEILLQIHENGGNSLRWWLHTNGTVSPEFDNSNKVISPGIYTIQDIRKVLDLAWEREVGIILCLWSFDMLRSNLNSENLNRNLLLLTDTSFTNSYIKNALVPMVDSLKKHPAIISWEIFNEPEGMSNEFGWSDIEHVPMSDIQRFINLTAGAIHRTDTLAKVTNGCWSIQAMTDVPTISIQKFSGAEISEITEQINLKYRFNLSTDAVLNYFQQISQKANYNYYSDERLISAGGDEQGFLDFYSVHYYDWAGTKLSPFHNTNNFWQLDKPLVVAEFHMKNTLGILKTDLYKVLFQSGYAGALAWSWTDNAVTHTNDILLGLKSLWNDYKSDVDVLGIGGDWPKVTIISPEDNSIFSDTSNVQINIEATDEDGDIQLVEIFVNDTIKITELTETPFLYTWIPSEFGNYKIHVLATDNSGHKRKSNIVRIIFGNPPFTRLEAEVFTIPTSGLTIKSDATASGGAYSEMRQTTSKIIWQIKNVSTNGNYEIKFGYRLSFDTPKGQFINVNGNRITELMFDGVVNKWLEKSLNVDLISGENTIEIEPSWGWMDLDYIAVPAEIVTNIEDETELKNKFYLSQNYPNPFNPTTKINYSVSIVETGRIPSPLIIVYDVLGREVTTLINEKQKPGNYEITFDGSNLSSGIYFYTFKVGSFIKTRKMILLK; translated from the coding sequence ATGAAAACAAAAATATTTTTTCTACTTATTTTAATTTTTTCACTTCCAATATTTAGTCAAAATAGAATTGAATATAATGATCAAGATTTATTCTTAAGCGGAACAAATTTGGCTTGGGTAAGTTTTGCAAATGATATTGGAAAGGGGAATTCAAACTTTGAAGAATTTGAAGAAATTCTGTTACAAATTCATGAAAATGGTGGAAATTCTTTAAGATGGTGGCTGCATACTAACGGAACTGTTTCACCAGAATTTGATAATTCCAATAAAGTTATTTCTCCCGGAATTTATACAATTCAAGATATTAGAAAAGTTTTAGATTTGGCTTGGGAGAGAGAAGTTGGAATTATTTTATGTTTATGGTCTTTTGATATGCTACGTTCAAATTTAAATTCTGAAAATTTAAATAGAAATTTGCTGCTTCTTACAGACACTTCTTTTACAAATTCATATATAAAAAATGCCCTAGTTCCCATGGTAGATTCTTTAAAAAAACATCCGGCAATAATTTCTTGGGAAATTTTTAATGAACCCGAAGGAATGAGTAATGAATTCGGATGGTCGGATATTGAACATGTTCCAATGAGTGATATTCAAAGATTTATAAATTTGACTGCCGGTGCAATTCATAGAACTGACACACTTGCAAAAGTTACAAATGGATGCTGGAGTATTCAAGCTATGACAGATGTTCCAACCATTAGTATACAAAAATTTTCTGGTGCAGAAATATCTGAAATTACTGAACAAATAAATTTAAAATATAGGTTTAATTTGTCTACCGATGCAGTTCTCAATTACTTTCAACAGATTTCGCAAAAAGCAAATTACAATTATTATTCAGATGAAAGATTAATATCTGCTGGTGGTGATGAACAAGGTTTTTTAGATTTTTATTCTGTACACTATTATGATTGGGCTGGAACGAAACTTTCACCTTTTCATAATACAAATAATTTTTGGCAATTAGATAAACCACTTGTTGTTGCAGAATTTCATATGAAAAATACTCTAGGAATTCTTAAAACCGATCTTTATAAAGTTTTATTTCAATCTGGATATGCTGGTGCATTAGCTTGGTCGTGGACTGATAATGCGGTTACTCATACTAATGATATTCTTTTGGGATTAAAATCTTTGTGGAATGATTATAAATCTGATGTTGATGTTTTAGGAATTGGCGGTGATTGGCCAAAAGTTACAATAATTTCTCCTGAAGATAATTCAATTTTTTCAGATACATCAAATGTTCAAATTAATATTGAAGCAACAGATGAAGATGGTGATATTCAACTTGTAGAAATTTTTGTAAATGATACAATTAAAATTACTGAATTAACAGAAACACCTTTTTTATATACATGGATACCATCTGAATTTGGAAATTATAAAATTCATGTACTTGCAACAGATAATAGCGGACATAAAAGAAAATCAAATATTGTTAGAATAATTTTCGGTAATCCACCATTCACAAGGTTAGAAGCAGAAGTTTTCACAATTCCAACTTCCGGATTAACTATAAAAAGCGATGCAACAGCAAGCGGTGGAGCATATTCTGAAATGCGCCAAACCACAAGTAAAATTATTTGGCAAATTAAAAATGTAAGTACAAATGGAAATTATGAAATAAAATTTGGTTACAGACTTTCATTTGATACACCAAAAGGTCAGTTTATAAATGTAAACGGAAATAGAATAACAGAACTTATGTTTGATGGAGTTGTAAATAAATGGCTTGAAAAATCTCTTAATGTAGATTTAATTTCTGGTGAGAATACAATTGAGATTGAACCATCTTGGGGATGGATGGATTTAGATTATATTGCAGTTCCAGCAGAAATTGTTACAAATATTGAAGATGAAACTGAACTTAAAAATAAATTTTATCTTTCACAAAATTATCCTAATCCATTTAATCCAACTACAAAAATAAATTATTCAGTATCAATTGTAGAGACGGGACGTATTCCGTCTCCACTAATTATTGTTTATGATGTTCTGGGAAGAGAAGTAACAACTTTAATAAATGAAAAGCAAAAACCAGGAAACTATGAAATAACTTTTGATGGATCAAATCTTTCAAGTGGAATTTATTTTTATACTTTCAAAGTTGGAAGTTTTATTAAAACAAGAAAAATGATTTTACTAAAATAA